A window of Chelmon rostratus isolate fCheRos1 chromosome 18, fCheRos1.pri, whole genome shotgun sequence genomic DNA:
AGAAAGCGAGTAGGGAGCCCACCTCAAAGGCTGTCTTGAAGACAAGGCTGATGGTGTAGGTGCAGAACAGACCACCATCAATGCTTCCTTTGTCCTTGTACAATCTTCGCTTGTGTTTGGCCTCCCGGTGCTCCCTGTAGGCCACATGCAGAGCCACCAACAGGGATGGGGTGGATACCATGATGAGCTGCAGAGCCCAGAGACGCGCCTGCGAGATGGGGAAGAAGTGGTCGAAGCATGCGTTCTCACAACCGGGCTGCCTGGTGTTGCACACAAAATCCTTCTGCTCGTCCTTCCACACCTGCTCGGCTGCCGCCACATACACCAGGATCCTGAAGAGAAAGACCACAGAGAGCCAGATGCGCCCAATCACAGTAGAGTACTTGTTCACCCCAGTGAGGATGTTTTCCAGAAAGCCCCAGTTCATCTTCGTCTTAGTCTCCTGTCAGGGAATAAACCAGCAGTTAAGTGAAATTGAATAAAGTACAGagagttttgcattttttttacctATATTTACtatcagtaaacacagcttATTTATGTAGTGTAGAGTGTACGCAGTTTGTAATAAATGGGCTGACAGTCGTTAGCAGTAAATCCACAGAACACACTCAGAGTGTGAGAAGGCAGTTTAGAATAGCCTCCTGGgctctgtttattttaaatatattttaccaCCTTTCTTGAAATCTTATAatcttgtgtgtttctcctgtGTGGGTGTAGTGTCACTGTTGTTACTTGACACTTGACAAACATACATAAAGAGCTGTACACCCCTATTGTCTACCTGTTTGTGGTAATTTGGTGAATCATACATCTATTTAGAAATATCTAGAATAGAAATTCAGATTCAGGACCTTCTACAGGTCAGCTAGACAAGTCAGGTAATAATGCAGAACCTGTCTGCATTATTTCTGTTGAAACTCTGCTTCAGAGGAGcaaacacatttgcaaatatgcaaatgacCACAAACCAACACCAGGGTGGTTGCCATGCCGAACAGTTTGATATAGTAATAATTCACTGTATGGGTTCTGTTGACAGTATCAGTCAGGAGcactttttcagtgtgtgcCTCACGTGCTGATATCTCATCCTATAAAAGATCAAAACATTCCTAAAAAGCTGTGTCGAGTTTTGTCAGATAGGACTTACCGGAGGTGCCTGGGAGGTTTCTCCTGTGAGTAACAGCTGGCAGTGCCGGGGCTGTgctgtgtctcctctgctgAACACCTGCACGGCTCTGTGCCACACCTCATCCAACCACAACCACCTTACTGCAAACACCACGGTATGATATCCGCAGCATCACACGCTGTTGTCTTTCGAGCTGACTGTGAATTATCAGAAGCTGTGTGACCAGGAGCCGTCCTCCAGATCACCTGTTAAACATGTCAGTATGAAGTGAAGCGAGTGTGTACACAGACAACATCACCATGGAGCTGTCTAATGCAAATAAtatctgctgcctctctgttcaGGCTCGGTGTGGGGGGAGGTGAATGCTGAAATAacctcaaatacacacattatcaactgtgttttatttccttaTTCTCCCACCTGGCCTGATACATGTAACTTTGATGAGTCAGCTCATATTACACTGCTGATGAATAATACATGTAACCTGAGGCCTGTGTCTCTTCCCTGTCAGGTGATTTCCTACACTTTTAAAATGGCAAAGCCTATTACAGGTTCACACACATCGTGAGCCATgtgttgtacacaacagacaCTGTCCAATATACTCGCATCAGTTTAATGTCCAGTTAatagattattattatatattgcTTTATGTTATTCTGCAGTGGTTTTAACTTTATATTTGTGAAGTACAAAGCTAGAATTTATCAATCAACTAGATACCTCCCAAATCATCAAAACTAGCCACCAAGGCCATCAGCATCAGCAAGTGAACCTAACATGCTAGCCAATTTACCATTATTTAAGTTGGGAATAAAGCAAAGTTAATCTATAAACTTGTTAAAACCTACCAGTTACCAGCCAGCAGTAACTAATATTTACAAATGAAGTTGTAATGTCATCCAACCTGCAAGTGCCACCATGTGACAGTGTGATCACAGTGTTTCCACAACATAACCAAGAGCAGCCTGTTCAAAATACTCTTGTCCAAACTAGTAATTGAATGTTAATGAACATAACTGAGTGCTTTCAGATGGCGGTGTTATGGCGTTTGGGGGGGCTCAGATAGATGGCTTGTTACTTCACTGTCAGCTTAAGACAAGAGAATGCTGAAATAATTTGCCAGGACAACACAAGACTTTCCAAGACATTTAACTTCTTCTCTcattatctgtgtgtttttcatgaaaattgGTCAGCTGTCTTCCCGGTTTTCCAGGATGCATGTGAGGCCTGGGAGCCAGTTAGCCAGCCTGCACGGCCTATCTGCTGAGACCTTCAGTCCCCTGGGAGATGGAGAAATATATTGAAATCTATCCAATGTCAATTAAAGCTAAATATACAAAACAGGTAATGTAATCGAGCCCAACTGGCAGATACTGATCATCAGTTGTTTTTGCAACAAAATTAGCGGTGTCCTCATATCATTGAGTTTGCTAGGTAGGCTGAAGAGTAACAATCATCCCTTCCTTCTATTCGAGAAGCGAGATTCCAACTGACAGTCTATATTCAGCTTTAGTGAATGAATGGGAGTAAACATTGGAGAGTTCATTGATTCTGGCAAAACCAGCAATTGCTTAGATTACGCTCACATGCATAGTCAATCATTAGGCTGATGGCAGAATTAGTTTTTGCTATTTGAGGTTGTTGAccactgtttcttttctttattgttcttttcatACCTTTTCACCACAGCActgtccttttcttctttgttcttgAGTTCAAGCAGTCCAGGGGGTTGTTAACCCGCTGGTCgggtttctctttgtttttgtgtgtctgtgtgttcagtctgcTAAGCAGTAAGATGCTTGTTGATCCTTGTTTGTGTTCAGAGTTCAGTCCAGTGTTGGAATGATCTGCAAAGAGCATTCCTTCATGTGATGATGATCAGCAACACTGCCAGTGTCACAAGCATGATCACTCACACTCACTTTCTGGATTGCCTTGCACAGACGCCTGCCCAAGCtcactcagcagcaggaagacaaTAAAGGACCACCCTTCCACTTGCCATCGTTTTTCACCTCCTCTGGAGTAGCTGGGGGAGCCGATCTGCACCCTGAGGTATGAACCCAGTCTGCGCTGCCCTCGACCTTAAGTGCTGTTCTGTTTGTAAGCAGCAGGTGGAACGGACTTTCCAACTAGAAGACAAAGCCATGTTGTCCAGAGATTTGATTAATACAAAACCACCCACCTGGAGCCTGTTTGACACCCTCAGATGAAGCATTCTTAAGGTTTCTgttttagtttcagtttcagttgatGATAGCTATGGGAAGGACTTAGAAGATTGTTTAAGTGCAGCATATTTAGTAGTATTTTATGCTAACACGTTACCTTTAGCAACCTCTGCACGAAGCTCTTTTTATACTGCCCAACTGTGAGGACAAGAGATTGATTTTCAATAGGTTGGTAACTACTGTTTCTATTTCATACATGCTAccttttaattcatttattttattttttttacattttctttccccCCTTTAAGAGGTAGGCGCCACCAACCCTGATGGGTCTGGGACTGTTATAGAATTCCCTGAGATTAATAAATCTGTAGATTTCAGAGATTagtttatttaaatttgtaaaTTGAGTtatattattgattatttcaaGTGGGTTTTAAGTTATGTTAACACCCAACAATGGAGAAGTTAGGTGCGTTAGGAGTAGCTGGAAAGCTTGCAGTCTGTGCTTTGGTCGAATTTTACCATAGTGTTATGGTCAGCAGGCACAGATCTTTCTTTATATGCTTCAGTATGTTTGACTCATCAGACAAGTAATTTCATCTGTCATCTGTTTTCCAGTCACCAGTAACCACAAGAGAGACTGGACAAGCTGCTAATGGACAAGGTGCTAATGAAAAAGCGTCATTTCAGTTTGAGCCACTTCGCTAGTCTGTTGTTTTGacgtttttctgtttctttacattCCACTGTGCAACCATCTCAAACTGATGTGTTTCCCAGAAATCCATACAGTCAGAAgcataatcataataataatcatgataataatcATCCTTTTTACACAGCAAGAATAggctttaaaaagcaaaatccTTCTGTGGAACAAAATGAGTATCCAAAAAACCTAAACCCACAGAAACTTCATCGAAAATATTCCAAATTTAAGGTTAACTGCAGACTAAGCAGCTTTTACATGTGACTTCTATGTTATGACACTAGGAGGCGCTCTTTACAACGAAAAGCCTGCAATGCACCCGCCGTTGACTaaactccatccatccattatctatacaccgctgaatcctttgcagggtcacgggggggctggagcctatcccagccgtctctcgggcgaaggcaggggacaccctgggcaggtcgccaacctaccacagggctacacagAGTTTACTAAACTCAAGACAAAAATATCTAAATGGCCATTCTGTTGTAGACTTAGAGGAAGAGGTTGAGTCTGTGGCAGGTCAGAGTGCTCTGgcttaatttgtttgttttcaccttAATTTTTGCAGTCAAGTCAAACTAATGTTGCCGCGCCCGACTGCTGACGACATATGCGATGCGACTGGCTCAGAACGTCATCAACGTGCGTCTCTCACGTTATGGAAAAAGCATGAGAAAGTGGTGATTCTTAGAGCTCAGTAAAAATTCAGCGTTGACAGTAGTTTAAAGAAACGGAGCTGTTTACGAATCTGGATGGATTAAATTGATGTTCCGTGTGAATATCTTAAACGTGTACAAAAAGTTTCtttcatgttgctgttgaaATGTCTCTGTTTCTTGTGAACAGGtaagttgttgttttctctAACTTCAAGCTTTAGACTTACATCGTTGGTTAGGGTTACATGTTCATTCTATTTGACGTTGGAGTTACACGGTTTTACTTAAGTGCTTTTAAGACATTGAGCTtcaaaatgttcacatctggcAGCAAAACTAACGTTAACATGCAGTGAAGTTGTCTTTAATTGGTCAAAATATTCGACTCACTTCTATATTCAATCAAAAAGCTGCTCCATTTTAAAATCGGATTTTCATGTAAATAGAAGACGATTAACTATTTCTTTGTTTAAAGTACACTAAGTAAATGTATTACTGAAAGGAGTTAAGATACAAGAGATATTTGGGCACAAACACCAtagcaacatgttttattttagatattaaaacatttgcacTGACCGATTCATACTAACAATGCAATTTAAAACAATATGGAAAGAGGTCTgtctgctctcttcctctctctgccttgaTCTGTTTGATGGCCTTCTggtggatagatagatagagagatagatagatactttattaatctccgAAGAGAAATgatctcttcttttctctcaaaGCTTgctctcctttcctttacttTGCTTGAATGAATTCACGTCATCACTGTGTCTGAGCTCTGAATGCAGTCTCTGTCACCACTATGTGTCAGATGCAGCACACCAGTTCTGAACAGACACTGTCTGATAAAATCATCAGTTTCATAGATTCAACACTTCACAGAGCAGAGACTGAAGCATTCTCAGGATGTTTCATTCTAACAAGTCACAAGCTACCAAATGGACCACAAgttgctgtgctgtgattgtATGGAAGAAGTGGACTGAAGAATTTGTATTCTGTCATGCTGCTTCCAGATATcttggagaggaggaagatgagagcGTCTCGAAGGAGTCTCGCTCTCAGGCGTTACTGGCTAAACTGCAGAAGAAAgccaaagaaaagcagaaacagagtTTGACAGAGCAAAGATCTCATCCACCTGAAGAACAGCCAGAACAGCAGgatgtcaaaaagaaaagaaaagctgacaAGGACTGCAGTCAAGAACCTGAACGCTGCAAAAAGAGGAAGTCAGAAGtagtgtctctgtttgtctcagaCTCTGATAACCAGGATGAccctgtaaaaaagaaaaagaaggacaaGACAGATGCAAATGAGactcagaagaagaagaagaagaaggatcAGCCAGGTGCGTTCTTGCTTTTGTATACTCTCACGTGAATAGCAATACATTCATATCATGTTATTTCTATGGTCAATGAATGACATGCCTTAAATGTTATATTGTGCCTTATGCCTTTTTAAGATCCCAACTGACACATTGGCATAGGCAATATTATCAACTGATTTACCTTACTGCACATGATTGGGTACCTACATACACGTCTGCTGGTAATTGTAGGACAGAAATGGCAAAGGTCATTTTGACATTAATGTTCACTCACTGCTTCATTTAAAACTGTACTAATGAATATGTTTATATAAACAAGCAATGGATGGAATCAATATCTGTAACATGAACAGAGTCACTGGTAGTCATGAactcagataagataagagtttattaatctccagccggggaaattcaggtgttacaggcagcaggcaatagcagtaggaaaaaaatagcaacagaatagaaaaatacaatacagcattcacccattcacacatggctaggccacctgctcatcacgagcattaacacactcacagtgagCAACTttgggttcagtatcttgctcgGGGATACTTCGACATGTGAGCCAcagtttttaaacatttaaacgTTTTCTGTCTtatctgtgttgtattttgctGTATTTGAGTTGTTGTTTATAGTTGTTAGTAATACTAATTTAATGACTTCACGTTAAAATGTACTTCCATGTTTAGAATTGTTTTGTTGACAGCAGTAAACTGTCTTGCTCACTGAGTCACAGTTTCGTAATAACCCAATTTTGAAGATCTTTATCAAAACATTTGTTaatgaaatgtctttgttttgtttttcttttgttttgtttttcttttgttttgtttgttttttaaaacattattcGAGATTATTAGAGTtgtaaaatatcaatattaGTCTCAAACCCAGCATCAGTAGACAAGGCTGCCCTCATACTTTTGTCCATACAGTTCTGTGCCCAAACAAGCCTCCTTCTGTATCTTCAAAAACATCACCCTGCAGATTAGAACTGGGTCAGAGTAAAATCTCTAATCTCAGGGGATTTGTTAAATATTGTGATGATCAATATCATCAATACCAACTGAAAGTTCAAACTATGAATGAAAAGTAACTCATTCCTGTTCTAGTAACTGTAACtcttcagtttatttttctaaGTGAGTTTTAATCAGGGGGTTACATTCACTTCAGTAGTCCAGTTATGTGTGTAACATGCCTGAGATGATCTTTGGATTTTAGGCAGTTCAGTTGCGGGTCTTGGAAACACTCACTTGGCTGGACAGGAGGACAcagtggaagaagaggaggcagaggcagaaactgacacaccaaaacaaaccacaggGAAGACTTCTGCTCCAACTGGATTCACAGTTCTGGGAGGA
This region includes:
- the gjb7 gene encoding connexin 28.8, with translation MNWGFLENILTGVNKYSTVIGRIWLSVVFLFRILVYVAAAEQVWKDEQKDFVCNTRQPGCENACFDHFFPISQARLWALQLIMVSTPSLLVALHVAYREHREAKHKRRLYKDKGSIDGGLFCTYTISLVFKTAFEVGSLLAFYFLYNGFEVPILLRCSQNPCPNTVDCYISKATEKKIFLYIMGCTSILCITLNFVELMYIVWKQLCKCFTRRYIHMEEKAFSHCRPPVSIVNKFASNELIVDTEDSTKQPASTAENQPVQSSRAGTD